In Enoplosus armatus isolate fEnoArm2 chromosome 16, fEnoArm2.hap1, whole genome shotgun sequence, the genomic window CATAATTCTAAACATGGAGACATGCAAGATATTCTATTATGCTAACATCAAATAATTCAAATTGAATATCATATTTCCTTGGACATTGTATCTGCAGCAGAGACTAAGTGTCtcaagtttttgtttatttttttgttaagtTGCATtgcattatgtttatttttttatgtataaaaGGATTATCCCTTATATGGAGACTCTTGCCCTTAATCTCCGGTCGTTGGGCCTGTTGTTATTATTCGCCAATGAGATGATAATGGTGATggacactccacacacacaggcctctgTGGCCTGTCTTATTGATAGATATGTTTGTTACGTTATGCAATGCTTTCtgggtgtgactgtgtgtgtgtgtgtgtatgtatgaaggGGTGGGATGGTGTGGGTGACACGTTAATGTTCTGCTCAGTGGCTTCCTAGTAGTTCAGCATTAGTCATGGGAACATTGTCACatacttttaaacaaaaaacaaaaacataaactgcCTTTTCCATGTGTGATGTGGTCAGATCTGAAGTCTGTCCATTGAGGTTAAGCACACAGCTCCTGGTGGTAGCCAATGAGCCACACACAACTCCTGGtgacagtatttatttttagttccAAAAGGTCATAGTCCCCACCCCCCATCTGTacatgacttgttttttttttgtatgaaattaAAGCGTATAaaactgtatatatgtatgattGTGTAGAATTAAAGTTAAGTCCTCCTTGCCAAAGGCTTATGGTGCTCTCAGTATCAGTTGGGGCCTCTGGTAGCTTAAGGGAGGCGTTCTGTCTTTAAATACCATCACTGTCTGAGTCCATCTCTTACCGCACCGCTTAATACTGCTGCTgggtgattaaaaaaagatcagagGTGTGTCTGAAATGCGTAAGTGAAGGTCAAATATTGTGTCTACATTGTTCTATTTAAGTGAACTCATTAATTGGTAAGCCTTAATTGTTTTTCTAGAAAGTTGCTCAGGCATGCAGACCAGTATATCATGTCTTTAATATCAGTTTTAATTGTGAAACCACTTTTCTcaattttgatgttttgtcctCTTGGCAGTCACACATACAGCTATTGTATGCTTCCTATTACCCTTCTCTCTTTTAATTTCCTTCAAAAGCCTAAGTGCAGCGGTCACCCTgtcaagagggagagagggaaacacgGAAGATCAGCTGCAACAGGTGCTTCGTAACGTAAGCTTCCCAATCTGTTGGTAACATGCCAGTCTATCATTGCTTCATTAACCTCATTCACTGTCCTCATTCTTTCTCCCTTTACTTTAGTCCTGTGAATGAATGGGTTAACCTGCTAGGGTGCTCTACAGCAAAAAAATACCAGATATTAGCAAAGGACCCTGCTAAATAACGGGACTCGAGACTAAAACATAATATAGGACCTCTACCACCTCGTTAAAATTGTACTTGGCACACAGAAGAGGTAGGACCCTTTGGACCCCTGGAGGTTTGTGTCCTGGGTCACTTAGATCAGATAAGTAGAAAATGGTATATGTGCAGATATAATGAGTAATGTAAGGTGGCTGTTTGACTTGAGAAATTTGAAATgtgcaaacaaagacagacagacaaagtcagtgATTTTGGAATACATTACGTGTATATTCAGTGAAGCATCAAAGCCAAGTGATTGTGGAGGTGTGGATGGATTTGGGAGTCTTATCTCTCTTGACCTGGATTCAGTTCTGAGTTTGCCGTGTGAATGAATCAgtgaatgaaatgagtcattcaACCTGTGACTCAGGTCTCCCTGTCTTTTCGGGACAAGGAAGAAATGCCCTCTGCGTCAGAGTCTCTCCACGCTCCATCTGTCTGGCTTCCTCTGTGACAAACTGTATCCCCAAATTATCTCATCAGCTGTTACTTAAACGCGAACTATACCGGTGTTCCCCACTGAAATTGAGAATGGGACTACAACCACCTTGTTTGAAGTCCAACCCCCACCTGTAGACAGACGTTCATATGAGctatttcaaatgtaaacaagcagctgttttcctGTGCAGGTTTGTTTGGAGCCACTCTGTCGTTAATGAGATAAACGACTCTTGCGTCTTCAGCTAATCCTGTTTGAGGGCCAGCGAGGTCATCAGTCAAATCCCCATAAGAGcagacagtgacagagcagAGGTGTATACGGGCACACAAACTGAAGGACTGGAAGCAATGCAACGTGTGGACTCTACTACGCTTCACGACAACAAATGATACCATCAGCTGATTGTGTCTACAGGAGATACCACTTGCAGGTGAGTCCCATTGTTTCTTTAaggcatatacagtattttgtgttcatttgcacTTTAAAGTGTGACAGCATTGCGAACAGGGCGTGTAGAAGACTATAGGTTGACTGAAGATGCTCTAATTGTACATTTAGGTGGATGATAATGTTCAGGTGCTTTTTCTTTATTGGCATttcaaaaaatgaaagcagacaaAAGCCTCATTCATGGTGTAAATGAAAAGATGGACAACAAGACTGACCTTTGATCTGGACTTAAAGGATTACACTCTGATGTCTTGACTCTTTATCTCACAGAGCCTGGGAGACACCACCCGATAACACCACAGACGACGACAGCACAAGACAACTCTTGAAATGGATTCCTTCATGTCGCTGGGTGCGCCCCTGAAGCAGTTCACCAGCTGTGTGTCGGGGAAAAACGCTCCCGCCAAGAGAGGGGCCGAGAGGAGCCAGTCTGTCCGCAGAAGCAGCTTCACCCGCAGGAAGAGCGTCAGTAGGAGGAGAAGCCTTCCCTGCAGCAGCCAGAAAGTCCCGGACTCCTGGCACCGAATGTACCAGGCTGAGCTGAAGAGAGAAAGGTAGGGTCAAGATCTGATCCACACACAGCCATTCAATCAGCTGTTCTAGTCTCTCGTAGGGATATTTTGGCATCCaatgattcatttgtttccatttttgctAATTAGTTTTAATTGTGTTCATACTTTTCTGACTGTAAGTATTCAGATGTTGTCTTGTAATCCAGCTGAGACTCTTGGCCAGACAGACCTGGCTTAATGAGGATAAGGCTGTTCCACACGTGAATAAGCTGCTTGCCCATGTGCTGTGCCTAATTTTGCTCTGTGGTGTTTGCCAAAGGAAACGGCAGCAAGCCATACTGGCAAAGAAGAACGCTGAGAGGTTGGTGAGAAGAACTCACTTCAGGAGCCACCACTGCCTCCCAAGGGTAAGTGAGCAGTAAAATCACAGTAACAACAaagatgttttgcttttcagtATATGAAAGCAACAATTTTCACCGTTTTCTTCCACATGCAGCAGACCACCGCTGCCAGGAAACCAGCCCCAGTGAAGGACGACTCCTTCTTCGGAGCCTTCCAGGGCCTCAGTCTAGATGGGCTGATGGGAGGCAGTAATGGATCTCCTGCTGTCGCTGCTTCTGCAGGAGATCAGTGCAAAGTCATGTGACACCTAACATTCAAGGACAATCAGACTGTAAATGATCCTCATGCTCAAGAAACTTGAAGGACAAAGGGCTCATGGAGGAAAGGTGACTTgagttgaaaatgaaacacagactCACACCTTTTTATAACCcaagaaaaggggaaagatgAACTTGTTCGGATTAGTCttcatttcttttgattttttctTCTTAGAAAACATAACATTGTATGTCCTGATGGTTATGATTTGCAAATTGTACTCTATCAATCTCAACTCAActtgtgtccatgtgtctgcTATATGAGCacaactgtttttgttaaatatgatTATAAAATTGAGCAAATCTCTACTGGCATGTTCTTGAATGATTAGTTTCATTCATCTAGTGTTCACACGCCTGAGCTGGTTTCATTTTGTGGAATGTTTTGAAATCTAAAGCAGGTAAAaggattttattcattttctttaaaaacaacataaataggAAATAATGTGCAACAAACACCAGTCGggtgtttggtgtttttattgacAGTATTTTAGTGAATACATGTAAGACATGCAGAACTAAATGGGTATTGTCATGAACTGGCTCACGGTTCAGACAAAGGAAATGAATGCAAGTTTTGCATTTGTACTGCAGacttaaaacaaaacactaacaaTTTCTGTGAACTGGTGCACTGTCCAGAAATATTTTCCTGTTCTGCTCCGGTCTGACAGCTTATTTCAAGGTACTGTCTGTAAATTCGGTCAGTGTTGTATTGGCTTGTAAAGTGATCCACAATTGCAACCAGATCCTCAAAAACAATAATTCCACATACATTTTGATATAACCTCTAAACCTAGCTGCATTTCTATAAGTTTAGACTCAGCTTTGTACACCACTGTACAGTAGGCTTGTTAAGACCAagctttatttagtttttaaaaaataaagaacaaaaataatgacaaaccACATTTTTCTCGTCAGTTACAGAAGTGGAAGATGCATCATTTCTCTTTCTTACACGGGGCAGGTATGATCTCGGGGTCCAGATCACAGATATGTACATTAGAAAACCAAGTACAAAACTACGTTTGTCAGGGTCAGGATGAGGAAGTGTCCAGATGACTGTGTGATGACGACTACACAGCTGACTGCAGACGACGAGGTGAGGATACACAGAACTGGGGTCTTTAACAGTGAGTTTAATGTAATAAAGTCCCATTTTACAGCATCATTCTCTCTGTTCCATCTTGACTTTTGGAGGCTTGAGGAAGGACCTATTCTTTTTCTCCTTGCTCTTCTTGCCTTTGGCCTGGAAGTTCCTCCAACTGTCCACACGCCCATCTCTTGTTTCCTGACAAATATGTTACGAAACCAAATGGTCATTTAAAACATGCCAAAAGCAAGGTcattatgtttttacatttattatttcagtaaCCACAGTCATGGAGGAACGCACCTCAAAGTTTTTTTGccattctctctctcgctttgctttctctgctgcctcgatttcttcctctcttgcccTTTTCCTGGTAAATTCAGAGAAATCCATGACATTCTGAATGAGTACATGTTTCAATTGTGAAAtctgtaataacattttaatcagaTATTATAATCACCATTTACATGATTTggacatataaataaaaaggggTGAAGGCAGGTTAACAAATGTTACAGAACAAAGACCAGGttgtaaatatacagtgtgtcATTTACCTTTCATGCATGTCCTTTGcttccctttccttcctcttgaTTTCAAGCTCTGCGAACAGCTTCATGGTCTGTTTGTACACTGCTTGCCTgaactggaaaagaaaaagttcagtCATGTATAacctatttatatatattaatggaCATGACCATGACAAATATTTGCTATATTAACATCATAAGAATCCTATTTATCTAAAATAATtttgacagctacagtacatcTAACTGCATGTCCAATCCAGATCTTCCTtcactttaaaatattttgtatcttttttaaatgaataagataataaataaataaataaatcagatttttattttattttcaacactCCCAGTACGTATTTCTATGACTTTGACTTACCACTTCAGGGTCGTCCTCCTCCATATCCAATATTTTCCCATCCTTCTtcaactgtttctttttctcctttaccTGTTGGGAGCACAGTATGCCAGAATAAAAATGTTACCACACAAATACACTAACATGGAGGTCTAGAATGAAAGTTAAAAGAACAGGTTGAACACTCACCATATGCTCTACATATTCTATTCCTGCATGGATCACATCCAAggctctcttcttctgttccGGTTCCAGTAGGAGTTTGTACGCCTTGTCCACAGCTAGAAGACAGCGAGATTAATCTTGTACAAGTTTCTTTTTCATCTACTGAAAGACAGAAGCTGAATGTActattttactgtgtttgttaACATCatacaaaaccacaaactggGCAACATGATGCGACTCCATCAGTTTAATGATGCCCAATGTATTTTTAGTTTACCTTCAAAGGCTTTCTGTGCTCTGTCTGGATCATCCTGATTTTTGTCTGGATGTACCAAAATGGACAACTGCACAGTATAAGAGAAGAATTAGTAAAAACATTAGTaattcagaaacaaaaacaaaaaacataaggGCACTATCAACGTCCACAGGCAAGTCGTGTCATcacaaaaaggtttttttctttttgcttacCGCCCGAAATCTTTTCTTCAACTCATCATCTGTTGCTTCTGGATCAATTTGCAGCACCTGAAAATTATGTGAACATTGGTAGGTATATTCTACATACGCATCTTAGTGTcaatataaaataattattatgcTCTGATGAAAGCTTCACGTCAGCAGATTTGTCAGCCTACTGATTGTAAATAAAAGTCTCCCAAAAAATCAGCACATTTTTCTCTGATTTGGTTTTTGGTAAATACAGACAGTGGCAACATTATGGAAGAGAAAACATATTCAAATTAGAATTTCTGACCAATTAAGTCAGAAACTAGATTTCAATTTCACTGAATTGTATTTCAATACATGGATCAACACATTTAGCTATTCATTAAGTCAAGATACCAAATACTTATAGCCAAGATGTGTGGCTTGTTTTTCCCCATTTCACGTCCTTATAAATCAATACGTGGGGTTATTTGCCTGTTGGTCAGACTCATCTTTGGCTCTAGTAACTTGATTATTGGCATCTAAAAGTAACATTTATTaactgacaaaataattaataCATCAATGATGAAAACACTTCATCAGTACACTTACCTCAAAGGGATTGAGATTGAAGTAGGATGCGCCAGGTCTCAGCAGTCTGTCAATCTGCTGCTTGGAGGTTAACACAGAGTCTCTCTTCTCAATCTGCTTCACCTGTcaaaaaacacataatgacCGTTAAAACCTTCAACATACAACCAAAGTCAAACTGCAACGTCCATCTGAAGCAGCACTTCCTGGTGACGTTCTTAACATGTCTTTCTTCTGGTGATGTGTGAGTACAGCTAGCATTCAGGAGTAAAACGTGATAAAACAGACGGTTGCTCTGCATCTTTTCTTGGAGCCTGACCTCATTCGTATGATAATCATGATATGATGTGACTGGCCAAAGCGTAGTTACGCTGCACTGCAATTCATAGAGCTACCAGACTGGAGGCTAACAGCACCGTCAGTGTATagaataattaatatttatcCAACTGTGGTAATGTGgtaattgagaaaatgaaacaaaaatcataGACGATCTTTGGTGTCCTGATGACACTACAAACACGCAGCTGCTCACAAAACATCTCCCTAAACGTTAGCTTCTTATCGTTAGCTGATGCTCATGTCTGCGAGGCCTCATAGGTGATAAACACGAGAACCATTAAGTAACCGACTCCAGCCGATGTACGGAGAGAGACCGAAACTTTACATACATTCTCACAAGTTTTATCGTACCTCCGAGATAAAGTTTTGAAATAATTCATCCGACATATTCTGAGAAGAGGGCTCTCCTCCGGCGGCCGCCATCTTCCTTTCCCTGGTTTACATGTGACGTATTAGTATCACGTGACCATACAGTAAATTTAATGCAAATCGTTCTTTTGTTATAAGTTCATCAGTGCGTTGTGCTTACTCGGTATATAACAAAAGCATATCTCTATGAATTAATTTACATCAATATGTAATTATGGATTTAAACTGGAATTAATAAAAAGGCAAGGTTATGTTTGTTAGAATGGCTTTACAAATATGAGACTAAATTTTATCAGAGAGCtgcttaaataaaaatgatctgTACAGGGGACGGAGAATACGAAACTTAACTTGTAATATAAGGAGgcgtatttatttattttactcagTCAAAAATATAACATGCCTTATTTTGAAAAGTCAGGAACGGAAAGAGGAAACATTTCCGTTTCGACATTGGGAAGTTGCCATCATCATATTATTTTCGTTTGAGTGTTAGATAAAAACGCAACTACTAAGTgtgttgtcacacacacacacacacacacaatataagACTGCACTTGTGATATCATCAAATTCAATTTTATAGAGCAGAGAAAGATTAATTTGCGATTTAACGAAGACATCCCGACAAGTTTACGTATTGTTTAGATCCACATATTTCATCCTGAGACCACCAACCGAGCTTTACATTGCGTTTCTCTGGCATATGGCATATTTCCCGTTAGCTTCCgtgcatgcaaccaaagctcCTTCGACGTCTAGCTATGGCAATGTTTTACAGTCTGCTCAGCTGCTTAGAAATTAATTTTAGCCCAATGGCCTAAAAAAAGTTTTAAGGCTTGCAATCCATGCTCCAATCTGGGACAGACCTAGACCACTTGCCTCCACACAGTTTTACCTTTCATTTAAACACTGTGAGGCAGGAAGGGACGAGACGCACAGGTAGACTACTGACAGGTGACAGTGGTCCAGCCATGTTTATCATTTACTGCAGGAACCACTACTGAACTTCATAATGAACAAAATTCAGAATGACCTCCATTGTCAGGACCCACACAAGTTATtaacttgatttaaaaaaatgtttaatgttaatgAAATATCACTGTCcatgttaatataaaatgtagttaaaagaaactaaatatgcaaacacaaacacacatttacttggGTAATGAAATGTATTGAACAATAAAGAGCAACAGATAATTTCCCTTTATAGAAATAATTCTTCAAGCTGGATAAGGAAGCAGCGGTCTGCTGGATGGAGCTCTGGGTCATGACATGTCCATCAACTGTATCCTCCTACGCTTCTGCAGCAAGTGAAAAGACATTTAACATTAGAATATAGACATTTCTCAAGGATAATGAACAACATAGGTAACCTCATGAATTTCAGTCCTTCAGACATGGTTGTTAGAACTTTTGCTCCCATCTTCAGCGATAAACCCACTGAAGCTGCACTAATCCACTTTGATCTCTCACCTGTGCCTTCTGCCGAGCTGTAAACAGGGTAGCCAGTTAGTGTTCCCATGAGGACTGGACCTTCAAGTGTACGGTCCAGTGAGTAGTTCATTCTGAGTGATGTGAAACCCTGTGATGGGTCTGGCTCGCAGTCTCCTGACTTGGAACTAGAGAAGGGCCACACAGACAACGGCAGTTTCTAAGCATCAGCATGACCATCGACACCAATAACATGATGAGACTGTGTTTAATATGATGCAAGAAATctatcactgaaaaaaaaaaaagcacatgtaAGATTTGTCACCTGATAGTCGCCCAGTTATACTCTGAAAAAACAATTTACAGAACTTACTGGCTCTTGGAAGGTGTCAAAGAGACAACTAGGACACCAAACATTATGTTTtagaataacaacaaaagaTGAGAACAACATTTATAAATAGAAACATGTTGAGACTTTCTGAGCATTAGTTCAGATAATGAACAATCTTACCAATCAGTCCCTTCCATTTGTGTGAACTCATTCACATGGATGGGGGCAGCTCCTTTACTGCCTGGTGACAAGAGGTAACATATAAAGACAGTTCTGatatgagaaaatgtaaaaggacACTCTTGATGGCACTTCAATGCAAACCAAAATATGTTTGTCAATTCATACAATGAACTTTCTGCTGTATTAATGTGCTCCCTATTTCAGTCTTACCTGTGCAATATAAATACTGTAGCCCATCTACTGCCATCTTGTGGCGTTGAAGGGTACAGACATCAGTTTTGAGGCACAGCCATTGTTCCAACATCAGCCAATTTCACCACTATTTAATTCAGTATCCCCACTgctatttgaatacatttgaaaaaacagcTCCTGTAGTTAATATCTACCTATTTATTAACACCTTTCCAgctcagaaaatggaaaataaatgaagcGTCGGATAAAAGGAACAATGGACCACTAGTCGTGCTGGTGTGGAACTGCTACCTCTAGCGGCATAGGAGGGGAAatgtccaccaccaccaccctccatTCACAGAATGTGTGCAGACAGCTGAGGTGATTGTGGTGCAGTAAGTCATGTCAGGCAACAGGTGTTTGCAGGGTTTTGGGGTTTATAGTGCTTACCGAATCCTTAACTGTCTGCCTTCTGGCTGTTAGATCCAGTCTAATGAAACAGCCATTTGGCTCTTTAAATTGTGCATGACTTTTCATTAGAGGAAAACTATGCACCGTCTGCTCATGTGTTCTCTAAACCCCAGAAACATGCTGGCAACAcaattaatttgaatatttccaATGATTCTTCAGTCAACTGTAATGACTTGTGTTCTTCATagccaggggaaaaaaaaatcactcatactgaataaaaagaaaaaaagaagcttgatTCGTTGTACAGTATaaggaaacaataaaaagaacaaagtaTAATTATAGCTAGTGTTTCTCCAGTGATTACAATTAGcgacaggagaggagacagtACTCTGTGCAAGGCTAGCTCACCCTTGAGTACCGTTCAGGTGAGTTCCTCATTCTAGTGGTGCCGCTCTCAATGTTTCTCCACCTAGGCAGGTTGGAATAAGAGGACagacacatgaaacaaaatacaatgaTACCACGGTACCAAAAGGCAGTCACTTTTCTATGGAAAACAAATTCTGACAGGTGATCACTTTCTAAGAATTTTAACCCTTTGGGTGGTCAGATCCTTGGTGTCTTCAAAAGGAGAGAACAGATGGTTGAGATGATGTGCAGAttttgggaggaaaaaaaaaaatgaattggaGACAACTCGGCATACAAGTACAAATCCATTCTGTTGTAAGGGTGTCGATATCAGGACCATACCAGTGCAAGTGACATCTCACCATTATGCAAGATTGTTCTTGTCTTTAAAGTTTGTGTAAACAGGTGTACACAATATATGCTTCAGTAAATGTCAACCTGTCTTTATAAACACCATCTCtgttaaaactgtgaaaaacgTTACAAGGTACAGGTCATTTACACCTGTGAAAATAATGCATGTTTACTTCCATTACATTACTTCAACTGCACTACATCCTATAGAAATTTGCACAAAATCATCAAATATAAGCTTCTGTGCCAAAGGGCTGTACTACAGTATTCATTTTATAGTTCAAGCATCCATTATCGATACGCTCAGTGTTTCCCTTGTCTTCATGAACAGCATTTAGTGAAAGTAGGCTGAAGTTTACTAAAGCATACACTGTTGACCTGggcacacacattttgtaagACAGGTACAATCTTGAGTAATTGCAAGAAGTCAAAATTACAGTTTGGTCCTTTAATAGTTGTTGTTATTGCTGTGATATTCATTATATAAATTCTGCGTGCAGGAAATGACTGTAGTCTGATGTGACAAGTACTGAAAAATAAAGGGTTAAAATCCTGTTTAATCATTTTATCATCCAAACACCTTTCAAATTCTCTTGTCCCGATGTCTGATTGCACAATTACAGTCTTTTGTGATTATCCTTTGAGGCAAAAAATTTGACTTGGAAAAGAAGATCTTCATCCAAATAATAGAATTGAGgtgaaaatcaaatcaaatactgAATGACAACACTGAATTTGAGTATCTGACAATTGACTGATGCTCAGCTGAGTTTTATTGAAACGGAACAAACGTAAAAGTTATAAATACAAAGAACATCAGAGAACAAACTGCTATGGCTCTTAAGGTAAGCCAAACCAAATTCTATTGGGCAAGTTCAAAGAAAACATAGGAAGTTATGGtatcagttttaaaaaaacacaatttgtctACCTCTAGAAATGCTAGGCATACActttaaacattacaaaactTTGATTTCTTCCTTCCTGTGGATTCTTTTCTCCACCATTGCAAAAAAATGAAGTGTGAAGCTCTAACcatatgcatttatttacaaGCAAGTCCCTAAGCAACTATGAGAAACCACAAATAAAGGGAGTACAAgaagggaagggaggaaaggGGCATGGACAAAAACTTCCTGCAAGGCAATATCATTATTTAATGTCCTCTCAGACTTTTGAGAATCAATGTCCacttttttgtaaatgttcatTGTTGGCTTTAAAAGAATCAGGAACAAAACGTAACaataaaagtgttttgtgtgttttttttaaagacacatgTCCCAATGTAACCGTAGGAGTAAGAAATGATTCACCACAACGGTTACGTTCACTTCTTCAGCCAAAAAACTTTCCAGCCAATCATCTCGAGCCAATTCTGGGGTCTGTCCGTTTTTTCTGAGATATATacagattttttcttttcatgagatGAAGAATAAAAAGTCAATCAAAAAATTGTGGCCaatctcctgtttttttttctctttttattgttgtttttctctttttttgttgtcactttGCCAAATACCTTTTGGTGCATCTACTTCCACTGCTGCCCATAAGAATCCTGTGAAAACTCCATGGTGTCATTACTGTAACCATAGTTACCGGAATAGTCGGCCCCTTGCTGCAGGGGCTGCTGGGCGATGGGCTGGGACCCCCAGTTCTGTTGGTTGTTGGTCTGGCGGCGCTTGGAGTCAGGCTGGTTAAACACGTCTGCCTTCCTCTTTCCGCCGACGTTACCTCCGCGATTGCCCCTGGCCCCGCGAGGACCACGGCCCCTCTGCGGCTGGAAAGGGGCTCCCCGCCCTCCTCGGCCACCCCTCGGACCACCGAGGGGCGGCCCTCTTTGGGCGTAGCCACCCCGGCCTCGTGCCGGTGGTGCTCCACGAGCCCTAGGTGGAGGAGGCCC contains:
- the dnajc8 gene encoding dnaJ homolog subfamily C member 8 — translated: MAAAGGEPSSQNMSDELFQNFISEVKQIEKRDSVLTSKQQIDRLLRPGASYFNLNPFEVLQIDPEATDDELKKRFRALSILVHPDKNQDDPDRAQKAFEAVDKAYKLLLEPEQKKRALDVIHAGIEYVEHMVKEKKKQLKKDGKILDMEEDDPEVFRQAVYKQTMKLFAELEIKRKEREAKDMHERKRAREEEIEAAEKAKREREWQKNFEETRDGRVDSWRNFQAKGKKSKEKKNRSFLKPPKVKMEQRE